A portion of the Amyelois transitella isolate CPQ chromosome 2, ilAmyTran1.1, whole genome shotgun sequence genome contains these proteins:
- the LOC106133605 gene encoding CDK5 and ABL1 enzyme substrate 2 isoform X2 yields the protein MSSNRNKYEKARRRLAAVTFLSNISLDGTFKDTELVKIADKTAKLDKSELPIKSDPDKDIALRNSIHNKNKVPQSSPVHRLGADNHSLSSDSEHTNITPVKGQVFRDRCSSGNTESFKEKHSTRIKKNYVSVDDKSSSESLNFGRFRTSTTCIPENPLTNEVRLVRATKGVSFKDERLAFAPPQGVPCVVFSTIPYSKTIRSARSDHRKDGVRRRNTSGPRPLSAITDNGVDPFDLLGLEREETGQDISYSKLLAPSRVCTREQYRKMYEGDFSDKSSWKLSNRHPHVIARCFSYESSQRTNPASSPPHSSVEIKSFDWDEGSIMAQKYVHYCPNVLDDPELIAGKHRTLLTFTSYMTSIIDYVRPQDLKKELNDKFREKFPHIKLTLSKLRSIKKEMRKIAKHDSGGIDLLSVAQAYVYFEKLILANLINKDNRKLCAGACLLLSAKLNDVKGEMLKSLIERIETTFRVNRKDLMKCEFAVLVALEFGLHVPPYEVFPHYQRLLHDS from the exons ATGTCTAGCAACCGTAATAAATATGAGAAAGCGCGCAGAAGATTAGCCGCTGTTACATTTTTATCTAACATTTCTCTCGATGGCACCTTTAAAGACACAGAATTAGTGAAGATCGCTGATAAAACAGCTAAACTTGATAAGTCTGAACTACCGATTAAATCTGATCCAGATAAGGATATTGCTTTGCGTAATAGCAttcataacaaaaacaaagtcCCACAGTCAAGTCCAGTCCATCGTTTGGGAGCAGATAATCATTCCCTTAGTTCCGACTCTGAACATACTAATATAACCCCAGTTAAAGGACAAGTTTTCAGAGACAG atgcTCATCTGGTAATACAGAGTCTTTTAAGGAGAAACATTCAACTCGAATCAAAAAGAATTATGTGAGTGTAGATGACAAAAGCAGTTCAGAAAGTTTGAACTTtg gCCGCTTCCGCACAAGTACCACTTGTATTCCTGAAAATCCATTGACCAATGAAGTTCGGTTAGTTCGTGCAACAAAAGGAGTTTCATTTAAAGATGAAAGACTTGCATTTGCACCACCACAGGGAGTACCCTGTGTAGTATTTAGTACAATACCATACTCAAAAACTATTCGCAGTGCACG GTCTGATCATCGAAAAGATGGTGTTAGGAGACGCAACACCTCAGGACCACGGCCACTTTCTGCTATCACAGATAATGGTGTGGACCCCTTTGATTTGCTTGGATTAGAAAGAGAGGAGACTGGTCAAGATATATCATACTCAAAGTTGTTGGCCCCTTCTCGAGTCTGCACCAGAGAACAATATAGAAAAATGTATGAAGGAGATTTCAGTGACAAGTCTAGTTGGAAATTATCGAATCGTCATCCACATGTTATTGCCag gTGTTTCTCGTACGAGTCCTCTCAGAGAACAAACCCAGCGTCTTCTCCGCCACATTCGTCTGTAGAAATCAAGTCGTTCGATTGGGACGAGGGATCAATAATGGCGCAGAAATAT gtACATTACTGCCCCAACGTCCTAGATGACCCAGAACTGATTGCCGGAAAGCACAGGACTTTGTTAACGTTCACATCTTACATGACCTCTATAATTGACTACGTGCGCCCTCAAGATCTCAAAAAGgaattaaatgataaattcCGAGAGAAGTTTCCACACATCAAACTTACACTAAGCAAACTGCGAAG tatCAAAAAGGAAATGAGGAAGATAGCTAAACATGATAGTGGAGGCATTGACCTACTGTCCGTTGCCCAGGCATATGTTTATTTCGAGAAGCTAATCTTGgctaatttgataaataaagataacagGAAGCTCTGCGCAGGggcatgtttattattatcagcCAAACTGAACGACGTCAAGGGAGAAATGTTAAAATCGCTGATAGAG
- the LOC106133605 gene encoding CDK5 and ABL1 enzyme substrate 2 isoform X1, with protein MSSNRNKYEKARRRLAAVTFLSNISLDGTFKDTELVKIADKTAKLDKSELPIKSDPDKDIALRNSIHNKNKVPQSSPVHRLGADNHSLSSDSEHTNITPVKGQVFRDRCSSGNTESFKEKHSTRIKKNYVSVDDKSSSESLNFGRFRTSTTCIPENPLTNEVRLVRATKGVSFKDERLAFAPPQGVPCVVFSTIPYSKTIRSARSDHRKDGVRRRNTSGPRPLSAITDNGVDPFDLLGLEREETGQDISYSKLLAPSRVCTREQYRKMYEGDFSDKSSWKLSNRHPHVIARTKLLTRHKDKKWCFSYESSQRTNPASSPPHSSVEIKSFDWDEGSIMAQKYVHYCPNVLDDPELIAGKHRTLLTFTSYMTSIIDYVRPQDLKKELNDKFREKFPHIKLTLSKLRSIKKEMRKIAKHDSGGIDLLSVAQAYVYFEKLILANLINKDNRKLCAGACLLLSAKLNDVKGEMLKSLIERIETTFRVNRKDLMKCEFAVLVALEFGLHVPPYEVFPHYQRLLHDS; from the exons ATGTCTAGCAACCGTAATAAATATGAGAAAGCGCGCAGAAGATTAGCCGCTGTTACATTTTTATCTAACATTTCTCTCGATGGCACCTTTAAAGACACAGAATTAGTGAAGATCGCTGATAAAACAGCTAAACTTGATAAGTCTGAACTACCGATTAAATCTGATCCAGATAAGGATATTGCTTTGCGTAATAGCAttcataacaaaaacaaagtcCCACAGTCAAGTCCAGTCCATCGTTTGGGAGCAGATAATCATTCCCTTAGTTCCGACTCTGAACATACTAATATAACCCCAGTTAAAGGACAAGTTTTCAGAGACAG atgcTCATCTGGTAATACAGAGTCTTTTAAGGAGAAACATTCAACTCGAATCAAAAAGAATTATGTGAGTGTAGATGACAAAAGCAGTTCAGAAAGTTTGAACTTtg gCCGCTTCCGCACAAGTACCACTTGTATTCCTGAAAATCCATTGACCAATGAAGTTCGGTTAGTTCGTGCAACAAAAGGAGTTTCATTTAAAGATGAAAGACTTGCATTTGCACCACCACAGGGAGTACCCTGTGTAGTATTTAGTACAATACCATACTCAAAAACTATTCGCAGTGCACG GTCTGATCATCGAAAAGATGGTGTTAGGAGACGCAACACCTCAGGACCACGGCCACTTTCTGCTATCACAGATAATGGTGTGGACCCCTTTGATTTGCTTGGATTAGAAAGAGAGGAGACTGGTCAAGATATATCATACTCAAAGTTGTTGGCCCCTTCTCGAGTCTGCACCAGAGAACAATATAGAAAAATGTATGAAGGAGATTTCAGTGACAAGTCTAGTTGGAAATTATCGAATCGTCATCCACATGTTATTGCCag GACTAAATTATTGACGAGACACAAGGATAAGAAATG gTGTTTCTCGTACGAGTCCTCTCAGAGAACAAACCCAGCGTCTTCTCCGCCACATTCGTCTGTAGAAATCAAGTCGTTCGATTGGGACGAGGGATCAATAATGGCGCAGAAATAT gtACATTACTGCCCCAACGTCCTAGATGACCCAGAACTGATTGCCGGAAAGCACAGGACTTTGTTAACGTTCACATCTTACATGACCTCTATAATTGACTACGTGCGCCCTCAAGATCTCAAAAAGgaattaaatgataaattcCGAGAGAAGTTTCCACACATCAAACTTACACTAAGCAAACTGCGAAG tatCAAAAAGGAAATGAGGAAGATAGCTAAACATGATAGTGGAGGCATTGACCTACTGTCCGTTGCCCAGGCATATGTTTATTTCGAGAAGCTAATCTTGgctaatttgataaataaagataacagGAAGCTCTGCGCAGGggcatgtttattattatcagcCAAACTGAACGACGTCAAGGGAGAAATGTTAAAATCGCTGATAGAG